The Arachis hypogaea cultivar Tifrunner chromosome 14, arahy.Tifrunner.gnm2.J5K5, whole genome shotgun sequence genome has a segment encoding these proteins:
- the LOC112744207 gene encoding uncharacterized protein isoform X1, with the protein MENQDPPNPPPPPLLLLPTPQDNHHNNNIPFLPFTLPTSMLHQNPLQMEPQSYPNDNNNNNNNSLGCDINDDYYWSNISYVFSGGGTGQNNVSDTKETITTAMECGSSSLRPSFNMAENVVRTRAIEKNEEKEKKNIVGRMKKATRVARFAFQTRSVDDILDDGYRWRKYGQKAVKNSTYPRSYYRCTHHTCNVKKQVQRLSKDTSIVVTTYEGIHNHPCEKFMETLAPLLKQIQFLATI; encoded by the exons ATGGAAAACCAAGACCCACCaaatcctccaccaccaccattatTACTATTGCCAACACCCCAAGATAACCACCACAACAACAATATTCCATTTTTACCCTTCACACTGCCTACTTCCATGCTTCATCAAAACCCTTTGCAAATGGAACCTCAATCCTATCCTaatgataataacaataataataataatagcctTGGTTGTGACATCAATGATGACTATTATTGGAGCAACATTAGTTATGTTTTCTCCGGCGGCGGCACTGGCCAGAACAACGTTAGTGATACCAAGGAAACAATAACGACCGCAATGGAATGCGGTTCTTCTTCTCTTCGTCCTTCTTTCAATATGGCCGAAAATGTTGTCCGAACTCGTGCAATAGAGAAaaatgaggagaaagagaagaagaatataGTTGGAAGAATGAAGAAGGCAACAAGAGTGGCAAGGTTTGCATTCCAAACAAGAAGTGTTGATGATATATTGGATGATGGTTACCGCTGGAGGAAGTATGGCCAGAAAGCAGTGAAGAATAGCACATATCCTAG AAGCTACTACCGTTGCACGCATCACACATGCAATGTGAAGAAACAAGTGCAGAGGCTATCGAAAGACACAAGCATTGTGGTGACAACTTACGAGGGAATTCATAACCACCCTTGCGAGAAGTTTATGGAAACTTTGGCCCCTCTTCTCAAACAGATTCAGTTTCTTGCTACCATCTAA
- the LOC112744207 gene encoding uncharacterized protein isoform X3 — protein sequence MENQDPPNPPPPPLLLLPTPQDNHHNNNIPFLPFTLPTSMLHQNPLQMEPQSYPNDNNNNNNNSLGCDINDDYYWSNISYVFSGGGTGQNNVSDTKETITTAMECGSSSLRPSFNMAENVVRTRAIEKNEEKEKKNIVGRMKKATRVARFAFQTRSVDDILDDGYRWRKYGQKAVKNSTYPRVYLVCV from the exons ATGGAAAACCAAGACCCACCaaatcctccaccaccaccattatTACTATTGCCAACACCCCAAGATAACCACCACAACAACAATATTCCATTTTTACCCTTCACACTGCCTACTTCCATGCTTCATCAAAACCCTTTGCAAATGGAACCTCAATCCTATCCTaatgataataacaataataataataatagcctTGGTTGTGACATCAATGATGACTATTATTGGAGCAACATTAGTTATGTTTTCTCCGGCGGCGGCACTGGCCAGAACAACGTTAGTGATACCAAGGAAACAATAACGACCGCAATGGAATGCGGTTCTTCTTCTCTTCGTCCTTCTTTCAATATGGCCGAAAATGTTGTCCGAACTCGTGCAATAGAGAAaaatgaggagaaagagaagaagaatataGTTGGAAGAATGAAGAAGGCAACAAGAGTGGCAAGGTTTGCATTCCAAACAAGAAGTGTTGATGATATATTGGATGATGGTTACCGCTGGAGGAAGTATGGCCAGAAAGCAGTGAAGAATAGCACATATCCTAG GGTTTATTTAGTTTGTGTTTGA
- the LOC112744207 gene encoding uncharacterized protein isoform X2: MENQDPPNPPPPPLLLLPTPQDNHHNNNIPFLPFTLPTSMLHQNPLQMEPQSYPNDNNNNNNNSLGCDINDDYYWSNISYVFSGGGTGQNNVSDTKETITTAMECGSSSLRPSFNMAENVVRTRAIEKNEEKEKKNIVGRMKKATRVARFAFQTRSVDDILDDGYRWRKYGQKAVKNSTYPSLCLNELIVMDTK, translated from the exons ATGGAAAACCAAGACCCACCaaatcctccaccaccaccattatTACTATTGCCAACACCCCAAGATAACCACCACAACAACAATATTCCATTTTTACCCTTCACACTGCCTACTTCCATGCTTCATCAAAACCCTTTGCAAATGGAACCTCAATCCTATCCTaatgataataacaataataataataatagcctTGGTTGTGACATCAATGATGACTATTATTGGAGCAACATTAGTTATGTTTTCTCCGGCGGCGGCACTGGCCAGAACAACGTTAGTGATACCAAGGAAACAATAACGACCGCAATGGAATGCGGTTCTTCTTCTCTTCGTCCTTCTTTCAATATGGCCGAAAATGTTGTCCGAACTCGTGCAATAGAGAAaaatgaggagaaagagaagaagaatataGTTGGAAGAATGAAGAAGGCAACAAGAGTGGCAAGGTTTGCATTCCAAACAAGAAGTGTTGATGATATATTGGATGATGGTTACCGCTGGAGGAAGTATGGCCAGAAAGCAGTGAAGAATAGCACATATCCTAG TTTGTGTTTGAATGAATTGATTGTGATGGATACAAAATGA